In Methanofervidicoccus abyssi, the following proteins share a genomic window:
- a CDS encoding DUF2109 domain-containing protein, protein MDIVMLLIGAISFVVGFRVFLTKNKVQKLLYMCCLNFAIAALIALYVKSPMGGVVAAVYFLGSTLSSNAIAHTLGKIQRIEGEG, encoded by the coding sequence ATGGATATTGTAATGTTGTTGATAGGTGCTATATCATTTGTAGTTGGGTTTAGAGTATTCTTAACGAAGAATAAAGTGCAAAAACTACTCTATATGTGCTGTTTAAATTTCGCCATTGCTGCACTTATTGCACTTTATGTTAAAAGTCCAATGGGTGGGGTTGTAGCAGCAGTCTATTTCCTAGGATCTACTCTATCCAGTAATGCCATAGCCCATACTCTTGGGAAGATCCAAAGAATTGAAGGTGAAGGATAA
- a CDS encoding respiratory chain complex I subunit 1 family protein, protein MELYNIKYVIDALAYSLYAFLVGGLLLGLHRKIVARIQGRPGPPIIQYILHTFKFYFKEITFPITAGNPLYIFVALMSITVWISTLYLGVVFNSSLLILMGLYILQKIVEHGCGLSSGSPYGKLGGVRSVFSAAAEVPLFAVIGTIYLLTKSLIIGDIIRYQEVHGPIIFQLPFAAFAFFVLLLSKAPNSPFAIVKDKSIVSGYITEHFGILESLIMIADGIAWFVLLWIFIGVFIGPLLISNPLLTLLGMVALTFIVSLICALTPLLTPNHSVMIQILISALAIVDLLRRAIMG, encoded by the coding sequence ATGGAGTTGTACAATATAAAGTATGTAATAGATGCACTTGCCTACAGTTTATACGCCTTCTTAGTGGGAGGTCTACTGTTGGGACTACATAGAAAGATAGTAGCCAGGATCCAGGGAAGACCAGGTCCTCCTATTATCCAGTATATTCTCCACACCTTTAAATTCTACTTTAAGGAGATAACGTTTCCTATAACCGCAGGAAATCCCCTATATATATTTGTAGCACTAATGAGTATTACGGTATGGATATCTACACTCTACCTTGGAGTTGTATTTAACTCTTCTTTACTAATACTTATGGGTCTATACATCCTCCAGAAGATAGTGGAGCATGGTTGTGGTCTCAGTAGTGGATCCCCGTATGGGAAGTTGGGAGGTGTAAGAAGTGTATTCTCCGCCGCTGCAGAAGTGCCACTCTTTGCAGTAATAGGTACTATATATCTCCTAACCAAATCTCTGATAATAGGAGATATTATAAGATATCAAGAAGTACATGGACCCATAATCTTCCAACTACCCTTTGCAGCATTTGCCTTCTTTGTACTTCTTCTTTCAAAAGCTCCCAATAGCCCCTTTGCCATAGTGAAGGATAAGAGTATAGTAAGTGGATACATTACAGAACATTTCGGTATCTTAGAATCTCTGATAATGATAGCCGATGGAATAGCGTGGTTTGTTCTCCTCTGGATATTTATAGGAGTATTTATCGGTCCTTTATTAATATCCAACCCGCTGTTAACATTACTTGGAATGGTAGCTTTAACTTTTATAGTATCTCTCATCTGTGCCTTAACTCCTCTCTTAACACCAAATCACTCAGTTATGATTCAGATACTTATAAGTGCTCTTGCTATTGTGGATCTACTACGTAGGGCTATTATGGGATAG
- a CDS encoding proton-conducting transporter transmembrane domain-containing protein encodes MPFNIISISGDFYGYIPFGDIVFYITEFSAIFFIVVMFFTLVVYFTKPEKQLESQIGSFDKLNYVSLEELKVRRLMAIICGICTAFAMLTGDLFNYALFLAVIGIANIGIVSAVKKEWVLNAAYHYGIIAMISSLPLFGGAALILAKTGTLSILELAKGHYDLLFQKILYAVGMVGETGVAPFYAAKAEMFRAPGAPYILMIHLSSLLIVIKTAEILLTI; translated from the coding sequence ATGCCCTTTAATATTATCTCTATATCGGGGGATTTTTATGGGTATATTCCCTTTGGAGACATAGTATTCTACATTACAGAGTTCTCTGCGATATTCTTCATAGTTGTCATGTTCTTTACCTTAGTTGTCTACTTTACAAAACCTGAGAAACAGTTGGAGTCACAAATAGGGAGTTTTGATAAACTCAACTATGTCTCCCTTGAGGAGCTGAAGGTAAGGAGGCTGATGGCTATTATCTGTGGCATCTGCACTGCATTTGCCATGCTTACGGGAGATCTGTTTAACTATGCGCTCTTCCTCGCAGTAATAGGTATAGCTAACATAGGTATCGTCTCGGCAGTTAAAAAGGAGTGGGTACTAAATGCAGCTTACCACTACGGTATAATAGCTATGATATCATCCCTCCCCCTCTTCGGAGGAGCTGCCCTAATACTGGCTAAAACTGGCACCCTCTCAATATTGGAGTTGGCAAAAGGACATTACGATCTACTATTCCAGAAAATTCTCTATGCAGTAGGTATGGTTGGAGAGACAGGAGTTGCTCCCTTTTACGCCGCAAAGGCTGAAATGTTCAGGGCTCCTGGAGCACCATATATCCTGATGATACATCTATCTTCCCTACTTATAGTAATAAAGACTGCAGAAATACTACTAACCATTTAA
- a CDS encoding DUF2107 family protein produces the protein MDVVVPTLYLGYFLLILGTLGVIIGPKTEDPLVRFLNVEVPTVGVMLIFLAYNLTLALMTYITINVLITLVFIRTIIKREELEA, from the coding sequence ATGGATGTGGTGGTGCCAACCCTTTATCTAGGATACTTTCTACTTATATTAGGAACCCTAGGTGTTATAATAGGCCCAAAAACTGAGGATCCCCTTGTTAGATTCTTAAATGTGGAGGTACCTACAGTAGGTGTAATGTTGATATTTCTAGCGTATAATCTAACTTTGGCACTTATGACATACATCACCATAAACGTCCTAATTACCTTAGTGTTTATAAGAACTATAATTAAAAGGGAAGAGTTGGAGGCATAA
- a CDS encoding DUF2108 domain-containing protein yields MELLPLVSIFCVVMGCIGVILNTDYLDKIIMLEFLTGGLIGLIVSFYYLDVATLTSIMEPVSTIILLLGSLKYIYIKRSKKKYSSKLPILVK; encoded by the coding sequence GTGGAATTACTTCCCTTAGTGTCGATCTTCTGCGTTGTTATGGGATGTATCGGTGTTATCCTAAATACAGATTACTTAGATAAGATAATCATGTTGGAGTTTTTGACAGGTGGTTTAATCGGTCTTATAGTATCCTTTTACTACTTGGATGTAGCAACCCTAACTTCTATAATGGAGCCTGTAAGCACTATAATACTCCTGTTGGGATCTCTTAAGTACATCTACATTAAGAGATCCAAGAAGAAATACAGTTCAAAACTGCCAATACTTGTAAAGTAG
- a CDS encoding EhaG family protein: MDIVQSMFNHSVFAGFVVGMLSLIAISYQRSDIHTLILTDVVECAMLVIIAAVGTDLAEALILPGLVVGLAEFLVVSEILIQKSKLREKKKDKKISKLFEEFLAVKEPEIVGKIEHPKMEVLYSAPRFIGIILVIYGAFLTGFTGGAVMSVGLLFYLLSQGMIDKKISSENIRNFWEAISGFSGVMWAFWILFGFIGFYLFPHHYVTFLLIAGGALALKVGSKLGLIGDLKF, translated from the coding sequence ATGGATATTGTCCAAAGTATGTTTAATCATTCCGTCTTTGCAGGTTTTGTTGTAGGGATGCTCTCCCTTATTGCAATAAGTTATCAGAGATCTGATATACATACACTTATTTTAACCGATGTTGTAGAATGTGCTATGTTGGTTATTATTGCTGCTGTTGGAACCGATCTTGCCGAGGCCCTTATTCTACCTGGGTTAGTTGTAGGACTGGCGGAATTTTTAGTAGTCTCTGAGATTCTGATACAGAAAAGTAAATTGAGGGAGAAGAAAAAGGATAAAAAGATATCAAAGTTATTTGAAGAGTTCTTAGCTGTGAAAGAACCTGAAATAGTTGGGAAAATAGAGCACCCGAAGATGGAAGTACTTTACAGTGCTCCAAGGTTTATAGGTATTATACTGGTTATCTACGGAGCATTTTTAACAGGTTTTACAGGAGGGGCTGTAATGTCTGTTGGTTTACTGTTCTACCTCCTCTCTCAGGGAATGATTGATAAGAAAATATCTTCAGAGAACATAAGAAATTTTTGGGAGGCTATTTCAGGATTTTCAGGGGTTATGTGGGCATTCTGGATACTCTTTGGATTTATAGGTTTTTACCTCTTCCCGCATCACTATGTAACTTTCCTTCTGATAGCAGGAGGTGCCTTGGCACTTAAGGTAGGTTCTAAACTTGGATTAATAGGAGATCTGAAGTTCTAG
- a CDS encoding EhaF family protein, producing MDIGKVWNYISRPEVVPRLFALFLCLIMIVEFFIPTTYNENQLYPKCPPQSQIFKSPLAPYDRGGEPLKKPADIKTQYPQFEPIKGKITAYLTPPAIWISKMTPYFGTTIVSTPGGILDEILYYTRGLDTVLESLTLLISFIIFSWVYLHREKVE from the coding sequence ATGGATATTGGAAAGGTGTGGAATTATATCTCACGTCCAGAAGTTGTGCCTAGGTTATTTGCACTATTTCTCTGTTTGATAATGATTGTTGAGTTTTTCATACCTACAACTTATAACGAGAATCAGCTGTATCCAAAGTGTCCTCCTCAGAGCCAGATATTTAAATCACCTCTTGCACCTTATGACAGGGGAGGAGAACCTCTCAAGAAACCCGCAGATATTAAAACCCAGTATCCTCAATTTGAACCTATAAAGGGAAAAATAACTGCCTATCTTACCCCTCCTGCTATATGGATCTCTAAGATGACTCCCTACTTTGGAACAACCATAGTATCAACTCCAGGAGGAATACTGGACGAGATACTCTACTATACGAGGGGGCTGGATACTGTACTGGAGTCCTTAACACTCCTAATATCTTTCATAATCTTCAGTTGGGTGTACCTCCATAGAGAGAAGGTGGAATAA